A part of Aegilops tauschii subsp. strangulata cultivar AL8/78 chromosome 2, Aet v6.0, whole genome shotgun sequence genomic DNA contains:
- the LOC109759296 gene encoding uncharacterized protein translates to MAAIEEERAKTQELLAEERRQAAEREREIEERTARLLEEERNRNDLANRAIYELFASMCEKNGQTHPPMPVIASADTHNSRQASTSAIGASKNPDPPPSATTASKNPDPSPTG, encoded by the exons ATG gctgctattgAGGAAGAGAGAGCAAAGACCCAGGAGCTTCTGGCGGAGGAAAGGAGgcaggcggcggagagggagagggagattgaggagaggacggctaggcttttggaggaggagaggaaccggaacgacTTGGCTAACCGGGCCATATACGAGCTCTTCGCG tccaTGTGCGAGAAGAACGGTCAGACCCATCCGCCGATGCCAGTCATTGCTTCGGCGGACACG CATAactcccgacaagcatcgacgTCTGCCATTGGCGCGAGCAAGAACCCCGatcctcctccgtctgccactaCCGCGAGCAAGAACCCCGATCCTTCACCTACGGGTTGA